A window of Fragaria vesca subsp. vesca linkage group LG7, FraVesHawaii_1.0, whole genome shotgun sequence contains these coding sequences:
- the LOC101311802 gene encoding LOB domain-containing protein 21-like: protein MKGTHAPRSSSSCAACKLLKRRCVPTCIFAPHFRSDEPLKFAKVHKVFGASNVSKILSEVPEEQREDTVSSLAYEAEVRLRDPVYGCIGAIAMLQGKMVELQHDLAIARARLSSYGHPTSSVSSTSASSYAMLEDHLGEANFAGFPACSGFSNGFSQSSTEFISQHGTTGGFSYPPYIQ, encoded by the coding sequence ATGAAAGGAACTCATGCGCCTCGCTCAAGCTCATCCTGTGCAGCTTGCAAGTTGTTGAAGAGGAGATGCGTCCCAACCTGCATATTTGCACCGCATTTTCGCTCCGACGAGCCGTTGAAGTTTGCCAAAGTTCACAAAGTGTTTGGGGCAAGCAATGTGAGCAAGATCCTTAGTGAAGTGCCTGAGGAGCAGAGGGAGGACACCGTAAGTTCACTCGCGTATGAGGCCGAGGTGAGGCTCAGAGACCCTGTTTATGGTTGCATTGGCGCCATAGCTATGCTGCAGGGAAAGATGGTGGAGCTTCAACATGATCTTGCCATTGCTAGAGCTCGTCTCTCTTCTTATGGCCATCCAACTTCATCAGTTTCTTCTACTTCTGCGTCTTCTTATGCAATGTTAGAGGATCACCTTGGTGAGGCTAACTTCGCTGGTTTTCCTGCTTGTAGTGGATTTAGCAATGGCTTCAGTCAGAGCTCAACTGAATTTATAAGCCAACATGGAACAACCGGTGGTTTTAGCTATCCCCCATATATACAATAA